The following proteins come from a genomic window of Salvia hispanica cultivar TCC Black 2014 chromosome 4, UniMelb_Shisp_WGS_1.0, whole genome shotgun sequence:
- the LOC125221876 gene encoding CBL-interacting serine/threonine-protein kinase 14-like: MSEITNESGSSMSSDTSTAASSSSSHSGESNAAGGGGQELSPNLFKKYELGRLLGCGAFAKVYHARVIRSGQSVAIKAISKQRIQMGKLAANIKQEISIMRRLRHPHIVTLHEVLATKTKVYCVLEFAKGGELFAKIAKYRFSEDLSRKYFQQLISAVDYCHSHGVFHRDLKPENLLLDENWDLKITDFGLSAVTGQTRQDGLLHTLCGTPAYVAPEILAKKGYDGAKIDVWSCGVILYVLNAGYLPFNDTNLMAMYRKIYKGEFRCPKWTSPELRQFLSRVLDPNPSTRITIHEILNDPWFRKGYKGINHPIDKQFEFKESGDESRFLNAFDLISYSSGADLSVLFDYHVKSEMFVSKKSAETIIGRLEAAAEEVGMGVTKKGMGVRLHGQNWKYVIMVEINRLTEELVVVEVKSSGFGRDLWRDKFKLAVNDLIYEPQPSLSGH, from the coding sequence ATGTCAGAGATCACCAACGAGAGTGGGAGTTCAATGTCGTCCGATACGTCGACGGCCgccagcagcagcagcagccatAGCGGCGAATCAAACGCCGCCGGTGGCGGCGGACAGGAGCTGAGCCCTAATCTCTTCAAAAAGTATGAGCTCGGCAGACTGCTCGGCTGCGGCGCCTTCGCGAAGGTCTACCACGCGCGCGTCATCCGCAGCGGGCAGAGCGTGGCGATAAAAGCCATCAGCAAGCAGCGGATTCAGATGGGGAAACTCGCCGCCAACATCAAGCAGGAGATCTCTATCATGCGCCGCCTCCGCCACCCACACATCGTCACCCTCCACGAAGTCCTCGCCACCAAAACCAAGGTCTACTGCGTTTTGGAATTCGCCAAGGGCGGCGAGCTCTTCGCGAAGATCGCCAAATACCGATTCAGCGAGGATCTCAGCCGGAAATATTTCCAGCAGCTCATCTCCGCCGTCGATTACTGCCACTCGCACGGCGTCTTCCACCGCGATCTCAAGCCGGAGAATCTCCTCCTCGACGAGAATTGGGATCTGAAAATCACCGATTTCGGCCTCAGCGCCGTCACCGGCCAAACGCGGCAGGACGGACTCCTCCACACGCTCTGCGGCACGCCGGCGTACGTCGCGCCGGAAATCCTGGCGAAGAAAGGCTACGACGGCGCGAAGATCGACGTCTGGTCGTGCGGCGTAATCCTCTACGTCCTCAACGCCGGATATTTACCCTTCAACGACACAAATCTAATGGCGATGTACAGGAAAATCTACAAAGGCGAATTCCGATGCCCTAAATGGACTTCGCCGGAGCTCCGGCAATTCCTCTCCCGCGTATTAGATCCGAATCCGAGCACTCGAATCACGATCCACGAGATCCTGAACGATCCGTGGTTTAGAAAGGGGTACAAAGGCATCAACCACCCGATCGACAAACAATTCGAATTCAAGGAATCCGGCGACGAATCGCGATTTCTGAATGCGTTCGACCTGATCTCCTACTCATCCGGCGCGGATCTGTCCGTTTTGTTCGATTACCATGTGAAATCGGAGATGTTCGTGTCGAAGAAGTCGGCGGAGACGATAATCGGGAGGctggaggcggcggcggaggaagTGGGGATGGGAGTGACGAAGAAGGGAATGGGGGTGCGGCTGCACGGGCAGAACTGGAAATACGTTATTATGGTGGAGATTAACCGGCTAACGGAAGagctggtggtggtggaggttAAAAGCAGTGGATTTGGACGTGATTTGTGGCGAGATAAATTTAAGCTTGCGgttaatgatttaatttacGAACCGCAACCGTCGTTATCCGGTCATTAA
- the LOC125220073 gene encoding cationic peroxidase 1-like — MKMAPIKLGFLIIFALAITISADDDDDDQPLCPDFYEKSCPQALPTIKRVVEEALHQEKRIGASLLRLHFHDCFVHGCDASILLDSTPEFQSEKFAIPNNNSIRGFEVVDQIKSAVDQVCGAPVVSCADILAVAARDSVVGLGGQSWEVLLGRRDSTSAYIDEANRDIPPPFLDLPQLVTNFANKGLDVNDLVVLSGGHTIGFSQCTAFRAHIYNDSNIDPGFRRQLQELCPQSGGDTNLFPLDATPAVTDTNYFSNIIAEKGLLHSDQELFNSTETKHLVTFFSHNLEAFAKAFAISMVKMGNIMPLTGESGQIRHNCRVVN; from the exons ATGAAAATGGCTCcaataaaattagggtttctgATCATTTTTGCTCTAGCAATTACTATTTCagctgatgatgatgatgatgatcagCCATTATGCCCTGATTTCTACGAAAAATCATGCCCTCAAGCTTTGCCAACTATCAAGCGTGTGGTTGAGGAGGCCTTGCATCAAGAAAAGCGTATCGGAGCCTCTTTGTTGCGACTGCACTTTCACGATTGTTTCGTACAT GGTTGTGATGCATCCATTCTTTTGGATTCGACTCCAGAGTTTCAGAGTGAAAAATTCGCAATACCTAATAATAATTCTATCAGAGGATTTGAGGTGGTGGACCAAATTAAGTCGGCGGTCGACCAAGTCTGTGGCGCCCCAGTGGTATCATGCGCCGACATACTGGCGGTTGCTGCCCGCGATTCTGTCGTTGGA CTAGGAGGCCAGTCGTGGGAGGTCCTCCTAGGGCGGCGCGACTCCACATCCGCCTACATTGACGAGGCCAACCGCGACATCCCACCGCCGTTCCTCGACCTCCCGCAGCTCGTGACCAATTTCGCAAACAAAGGGCTTGACGTCAACGACCTCGTAGTCCTCTCGGGCGGCCACACGATCGGCTTCTCCCAATGCACCGCCTTCCGCGCCCACATCTACAACGACTCCAACATCGACCCGGGCTTCCGCCGCCAGCTCCAGGAGCTCTGCCCCCAAAGCGGCGGCGACACCAATCTCTTCCCGCTCGACGCGACGCCGGCCGTCACCGACACCAACTACTTTAGCAACATAATTGCTGAAAAGGGACTCCTTCACTCCGATCAAGAACTGTTCAATAGCACTGAAACCAAACATTTAGTGACGTTTTTCAGCCACAATCTTGAGGCTTTTGCGAAAGCATTTGCGATTTCGATGGTGAAGATGGGGAATATCATGCCGTTGACGGGAGAGAGTGGCCAGATTCGTCACAATTGCAGGGTTGttaattga
- the LOC125224324 gene encoding CMP-sialic acid transporter 4-like, with translation MEYRRIKDQDKNEDSAHVDVESLRGKPHSGSPRALVGGSADRTKWKRKSIVTLALTVLTSSQAILIVWSKRAGKYEYSVTTANFLVESLKCALSLAALARIWRNEGVTDDNRLSTTWDEVSVYPIPAALYLIKNLLQYYIFAYVDAPGYQILKNFNIISTGVLYRIILKRKLSEIQWAAFALLCAGCTTAQLNSNSDNVLQTPLQGWMMAIVMALLSGFAGVYTEAIIKKRPSRNINVQNFWLYVFGMIFNAITIVFQDFDAVVNKGFFHGYSFITVLMILNHALSGIAVSMVMKYADNIVKVYATSVAMLLTAVVSIFLFGFHPSLAFFLGSIIVSISVYLHSIGKVQR, from the exons ATGGAGTACAGAAGAATTAAGGATCAG GATAAAAACGAGGATTCAGCTCATGTTGATGTTGAGAGCTTGAGAGGGAAACCCCATTCAG GGTCTCCTAGAGCTTTAGTAGGTGGCTCTGCAGACCGTACTAAGTGGAAGCGCAA GTCTATTGTGACACTAGCATTGACAGTTCTTACAAGTTCACAAGCAATTCTTATTGTTTGGTCAAAGAGGGCTGGCAAGTATGAGTACAGCGTTACAACTGCAAATTTTTTG GTAGAGAGTTTGAAATGTGCACTATCACTAGCTGCATTAGCGAGAATCTGGAGGAATGAAGGTGTTACTGATGATAACAG GTTAAGTACAACATGGGATGAAGTTAGTGTATACCCCATCCCTGCAGCTCTGTACCTCATCAAGAATCTACTTCAG TATTACATCTTTGCATACGTAGATGCTCCAGGTTACCAAATATTAAAGAACTTTAATATCATCAGCACCGGTGTGCTATACCGCATCATTCTCAAGAGAAA GTTAAGCGAGATTCAGTGGGCAGCTTTTGCTCTACTTTGTGCAGGGTGCACAACAGCACAACTCAATTCCAA TTCAGATAATGTTTTGCAGACACCTTTGCAAGGTTGGATGATGGCAATT GTGATGGCTCTTCTTAGTGGTTTTGCTGGAGTTTACACTGAG gctataattaaaaaacgGCCTTCAAGGAACATTAATGTTCAGAACTTCTGGTTGTATGTATTTGGGATGATTTTCAATGCCATCACCATAGTCTTCCAAGATTTTGATGCTGTTGTGAACAA GGGCTTCTTTCATGGATATTCTTTCATTACTGTTCTCATGATTCTAAACCATGCTCTAAG TGGCATTGCTGTATCAATGGTCATGAAGTATGCTGACAACATCGTGAAG GTGTACGCTACATCAGTTGCAATGTTATTGACGGCAGTCGTGTCTATCTTCCTGTTTGGATTTCATCCATCCCTTGCCTTCTTTCTTGGTTCCAT TATTGTTTCGATCTCGGTGTATTTACACTCCATCGGGAAGGTCCAGAGATAG
- the LOC125224278 gene encoding wound-induced protein 1-like: MESKTESAIADVRRLYKAVSSGGAGEIPGLNIAGDLEWWFHGPQKCHYMMKKLTGESLPGDFEFEPRNIDIVDDLVIVEGWEGAEVYWVHVWTLRDGVITQFREYFNTWLTVRDVGPLSCSAAPLWQSHPQELPERSLPGLMLAI, encoded by the coding sequence ATGGAATCCAAAACTGAGTCTGCCATCGCCGACGTCCGCCGCCTCTACAAGGCCGTATCCAGCGGCGGCGCAGGAGAAATCCCGGGCCTCAATATTGCCGGGGACCTGGAGTGGTGGTTCCACGGGCCGCAGAAGTGCCATTACATGATGAAAAAGCTCACCGGAGAGTCCTTGCCGGGGGACTTCGAGTTTGAGCCTCGGAACATCGACATCGTGGACGATCTCGTGATCGTGGAAGGGTGGGAAGGGGCGGAGGTGTATTGGGTGCACGTTTGGACGCTGAGAGATGGGGTGATCACTCAGTTTAGAGAATACTTCAATACTTGGCTCACGGTGAGAGATGTGGGCCCGCTCAGCTGCTCCGCCGCCCCTCTTTGGCAGAGCCACCCGCAGGAACTGCCGGAGCGCTCGCTGCCCGGCCTCATGCTTGCCATTTGA
- the LOC125221601 gene encoding protein SCAR2-like, giving the protein MPMNRYEIRDEYSLADPELYRAADKDDPEALLEGVAMAGMVGVLRQLGDLAEFAAEIFHDLHEEVMATAVRGHSLMIRVQQLEVEVPSVEKALLSQTDLSSVFYNTGVDWHANIQLEQNLVTQGDLPRFVMDSYEECRGPPRLFLLDKFDIAGAGACLKRYTDPSFFKLETSATATANVQREKKIRKAKKKGLHARYGGTPETLQESSHAKLHQLLLKECVENGVSKPAYRARLKRRPYAFPFSLKSGKSYMEELLKNPSPEHKLLDDQNESVLELRSVSPGRESEGSKSDSLFAYKEEIFPKSSSNQRNDALKDIKTYGVSSLINILTDDIPSISDEETSGKDIAMVGESKMEGSSTGYQSDEVASEIDNFVDAPSTMESEMDTDSELKVKNKFASYRKNQPQASLKNEARSHSLSLDSQSTGDFSISDEGNNSYKKEISSFLSSDSPRTSAENPQIEKLSADGFPSADIPEFVIVNSSSIERTPQHSPADNASKPVHSNNTLCVNDSAPENRPDFEQPTCSSSSSSKSGPTLPHYDSRTVAVEGTLRGATSDETFSNSDENEEKRDLISDSQCSPSASHFKSLKDDSQRPSSGEHLRGEIPWRSPYAAISHHTSDSLDAISAHSVREDDSDQKGLNQFQNIPFTVNTADNIYEHRIDTEVILSKENPIPGKLDKKVAKLTDNFANDYIEIAHNGDNVASEVSEGDERDLSGDCYHEDPSVVSETLDSEEHCSNQISTGTLTLPGIGQTPILLEEGLVTHEGPTAINGTSKLGFPKTSEVIGLQIGITDDANPSGLSAPENSFCMPDKLEDSSEISYTTERDGINLDSGIAEVEHSEISSSACLKLPNQMTESLDELDPSTDQSENARMACSTPAVSDNTILENVSSPSGLNILVEEHVPCFQDLGVLEDHATSLSGLNRESVEKEEGSDISGSRSDLVEDVNDREAAALDFLAVCETKHDDLGLGILENHATSLSGLNRESEVEEEAGSDISGSRSELVEEVDDREAAALDFVAVCETKHDDHLKPEVSHTDFGSCLDSEGVDMVNASQILTPMEQSVLDTEDDSFHQSGLENIVSDVDSLHIASVAEESVLAENIELHSAAIEDALPNSVEIISSELSSAFPTTQLQMLDPYNDKGFDNFASSFPPPDYSPSVPALPGLQNDGTDASVYPKDPSGLTFPLGNSPPETNQMNLHQSPSLPPLPPLQWRIAKPQHASSTTEEEKMEIKEIFPEAIFPPEISTGNVSSMPEHLKESRIQKMVGLPQKIENEQDQVQLQPQPQQQLLNPTVEKEVQSPAEEVQVAEGSQMVILPIQIGMPQHASSTTEVEKMEIKDVFPEATSTGNVSSVPGHMKESPVQKMVGLPQKIENEQDQVQLQPQQQLLSPTMDKEVPSPAEEDEVEVAEGSQMVKLPIQIVPQSVLKEEGDNMDQAVHPPPEVETPQQKQQLHLVLPIQDCVVPSPAVEDGVAKGYRTIKLPRTCNPVIGSVAALDKSRLRKVTEQIGPQKQKQEAATYLQLRKVTEQIGPRKQKQEAATYLQLRKVTEQVGPQKQKQEGRDALLDQIRAKSFNLKPAATTKPSSIPGPNTNLKVAAILEKANAIRQALAGSDEDDEDNWSDS; this is encoded by the exons ATGCCGATGAATCGCTACGAGATTCGGGACGAGTACAGCTTGGCCGATCCGGAGCTGTATCGAGCCGCCGACAAGGATGATCCCGAGGCCTTGCTTGAAGGCGTCGCCATGGCTGGCATGGTCGGCGTCCTTCGCCAGCTCGGAGACCTAGCCGA GTTTGCAGCAGAGATTTTCCATGATCTGCATGAAGAAGTGATGGCCACTGCTGTAAGAGGGCACAGTTTAATGATACGAGTCCAACAGCTTGAGGTTGAAGTGCCTTCAGTTGAAAAGGCACTTCTTTCCCAAACTGACCTTTCCTCGGTCTTTTACAATACTG GTGTTGATTGGCATGCTAATATACAATTGGAGCAGAATCTGGTCACGCAAGGAGATTTACCTCGTTTTGTAATGGACTCCTATGAAGAATGCAGGGGTCCTCCTCGACTATTTCTTCTAGACAA GTTTGATATTGCCGGTGCTGGAGCATGTCTAAAACGCTACACTGATCCTTCATTCTTTAAACTAGAAACATCTGCAACAGCTACTGCAAATGTCCAAAGGGAAAAGAAAATCAGGAAAGCAAAG AAGAAAGGACTACATGCAAGATATGGAGGAACTCCTGAAACTTTGCAAGAATCATCACATGCAAA ACTCCATCAGCTTTTACTGAAGGAATGTGTTGAAAATGGTGTTAGCAAACCTGCATACCGTGCCAGATTGAAAAGGAGGCCATATGCATTCCCGTTTAGCTTAAAATCTGGGAAGAGCTACATGGAAGAATTATTAAAGAATCCGTCCCCCGAGCATAAATTGCTGGATGATCAAAATGAATCTGTACTTGAACTCAGATCAGTGAGTCCTGGAAGAGAAAGTGAAGGAAGCAAAAGTGATTCTCTCTTTGCATATAAAGAGGAAATTTTTCCTAAATCATCCTCGAATCAGAGAAATGATGCTTTGAAAGATATCAAAACATATGGGGTATCATCACTTATTAATATTCTTACAGATGACATCCCGTCCATTTCTGATGAGGAGACCAGTGGAAAGGATATAGCTATGGTTGGGGAAAGCAAAATGGAAGGAAGCTCAACAGGTTACCAATCGGATGAGGTTGCCAGTGAGATAGACAATTTCGTGGATGCACCTTCAACCATGGAATCAGAAATGGATACGGACTCTGAGTTGAAGGTGAAGAATAAATTTGCCTCATATAGGAAAAATCAACCACAGGCTTCTCTTAAAAATGAAGCACGTTCCCATTCTTTGTCATTAGATTCGCAATCCACTGGAGACTTCTCAATATCCGATGAGGGGAACAATTCATACAAAAAGGAAATATCTAGCTTCTTATCTTCAGACTCTCCAAGAACCTCCGCTGAAAACCctcaaatagaaaaattatctGCTGATGGATTTCCATCTGCTGATATTCCTGAATTTGTTATAGTTAATTCATCATCCATTGAGAGAACTCCGCAACATTCTCCTGCCGACAATGCTTCAAAACCTGTGCATTCTAATAATACATTATGTGTCAATGACTCAGCCCCTGAGAACAGGCCTGACTTTGAGCAGCCTACTTGTAGTTCAAGCAGCAGTTCTAAATCAGGTCCTACTTTACCTCATTATGATTCAAGAACAGTTGCAGTAGAAGGAACTTTAAGAGGAGCTACGTCAGATGAAACATTCTCAAACTCggatgaaaatgaagaaaagagaGACCTGATTTCTGATTCTCAATGTTCTCCCAGTGCTTCTCATTTCAAGTCACTGAAAGATGATTCTCAGAGGCCCTCTTCTGGAGAACATCTTCGTGGTGAGATACCTTGGAGGTCACCCTATGCTGCTATTAGTCATCATACCTCTGATAGTTTAGATGCTATATCTGCTCATTCGGTGCGTGAAGATGACTCTGATCAGAAGGGTCTTAATCAGTTTCAGAATATACCTTTCACCGTGAACACTGCTGATAATATTTATGAACACAGAATTGATACTGAAGTGATCTTATCAAAGGAGAACCCAATTCCAGGTAAATTGGACAAAAAGGTCGCGAAGTTGACTGATAACTTTGCAAATGATTACATTGAAATAGCGCATAACGGAGACAATGTCGCGTCAGAAGTTTCTGAAGGAGACGAAAGAGATCTAAGTGGCGATTGTTATCATGAAGATCCAAGTGTTGTTTCTGAAACTTTGGACTCTGAGGAGCATTGCTCTAATCAGATCAGCACAGGGACTTTGACTTTGCCTGGTATTGGTCAAACTCCTATTTTGTTGGAGGAAGGTCTTGTTACTCATGAAGGACCAACAGCAATAAATGGAACTTCTAAACTTGGATTCCCCAAAACTTCAGAAGTTATAGGTTTGCAGATAGGGATAACAGATGATGCCAACCCCAGCGGTCTTTCAGCTCCAGAAAATTCATTTTGTATGCCAGACAAACTTGAAGATTCTTCAGAGATATCTTACACCACAGAAAGGGATGGTATCAACCTGGACAGTGGCATTGCTGAAGTAGAACATTCTGAAATTTCTAGCTCCGCATGTTTGAAATTACCGAATCAAATGACTGAGTCATTAGATGAGTTAGATCCAAGTACAGATCAATCTGAGAATGCTAGGATGGCTTGCTCTACACCTGCAGTTTCTGACAATACTATCTTGGAGAATGTCAGTTCACCCTCAGGCCTTAATATATTGGTGGAAGAGCATGTTCCTTGCTTTCAGGATCTGGGTGTACTTGAGGATCATGCAACCAGTCTCTCTGGATTGAATAGGGAATCTGTGGAGAAGGAAGAAGGGAGTGATATTTCAGGAAGTCGTAGCGATTTAGTGGAGGATGTGAATGACAGAGAAGCTGCTGCACTAGATTTTCTTGCAGTCTGTGAAACGAAGCATGATGATCTGGGTCTGGGTATACTTGAGAATCATGCAACCAGTCTTTCTGGATTGAATAGGGAATCGGAGGTGGAGGAGGAAGCAGGGAGTGATATTTCAGGAAGTCGTAGCGAATTAGTGGAGGAAGTGGATGACAGAGAAGCTGCTGCACTAGATTTTGTTGCAGTCTGTGAAACGAAGCATGATGATCATCTCAAACCGGAAGTATCGCATACTGATTTTGGTTCATGTCTTGATTCTGAGGGGGTTGATATGGTTAATGCATCACAAATTCTGACTCCTATGGAGCAAAGTGTCCTAGATACAGAAGATGATTCTTTCCATCAAAGTGGTCTAGAGAATATCGTCTCGGATGTTGACTCATTACACATTGCTTCTGTGGCTGAAGAATCGGTCTTGGcagaaaatattgaattacATTCTGCCGCTATTGAAGATGCTTTGCCTAATTCTGTTGAAATTATAAGTTCAGAGTTGTCATCTGCATTTCCTACAACTCAACTGCAGATGTTGGATCCTTATAATGACAAAGGATTTGACAATTTTGCCTCATCATTTCCACCTCCTGACTATTCACCTTCAGTGCCGGCGCTTCCAGGTCTACAAAACGATGGCACTGATGCTTCTGTTTATCCCAAGGATCCATCGGGGTTAACATTCCCCCTTGGTAATTCCCCCCCTGAAACTAATCAGATGAACCTGCACCAGTCACCTTCTTTGCCACCTCTCCCTCCACTTCAGTGGAGGATAGCCAAGCCTCAGCATGCCTCGTCTACTACAGAGGAAGAGAAAATGGAAATCAAGGAAATATTTCCAGAAGCAATCTTTCCTCCTGAGATATCCACAGGAAATGTTAGTTCCATGCCTGAACACTTGAAAGAATCTCGAATTCAGAAGATGGTTGGCctcccacaaaaaatagaaaacgaGCAGGACCAGGTGCAGCTACAGCCACAGCCACAGCAGCAACTTTTGAATCCTACAGTGGAGAAAGAGGTCCAATCACCAGCTGAAGAAGTTCAAGTTGCTGAAGGGAGTCAAATGGTAATATTGCCTATTCAAATAGGTATGCCTCAGCATGCCTCGTCTACTACAGAGGTAGAGAAAATGGAAATCAAGGATGTATTTCCAGAAGCAACCTCCACTGGAAATGTTAGTTCCGTGCCTGGACATATGAAAGAATCTCCAGTTCAGAAGATGGTTGGCctcccacaaaaaatagaaaacgaGCAGGACCAGGTGCAGCTACAGCCACAGCAACAACTTTTGAGTCCTACAATGGACAAAGAGGTCCCATCACCAgctgaagaagatgaagttgaagTTGCTGAAGGGAGTCAAATGGTAAAATTGCCTATTCAAATAGTCCCACAGTCCGTTTTAAAAGAAGAGGGTGATAACATGGATCAGGCAGTTCACCCACCACCAGAAGTAGAAACACCGCAGCAAAAGCAGCAGCTTCATCTTGTATTACCCATTCAGGATTGTGTAGTTCCTTCACCAGCTGTGGAAGATGGAGTTGCTAAAGGGTATCGAACAATCAAACTTCCTCGAACTTGCAACCCTGTTATTGGTTCTGTTGCTGCTCTTGATAAGAGTAGA CTGCGGAAGGTTACTGAACAAATCGGACCTCAGAAACAAAAGCAAGAAGCTGCAACTTATTTGCAGCTGCGGAAGGTTACTGAACAAATCGGACCTCGGAAACAAAAGCAAGAAGCTGCAACTTATTTGCAGCTGCGGAAGGTTACTGAACAAGTCGGACCTCAGAAACAAAAGCAAGAAGGAAGAGATGCTCTCCTGGATCAAATAAGAGCCAAG TCCTTCAACCTGAAACCTGCTGCAACAACAAAGCCTAGTAGCATTCCAGGACCTAACACCAATCTTAAAGTTGCTGCAATTCTGGAGAAAGCAAATGCAATTCGCCAG GCCTTGGCTGGTagtgatgaagatgatgaagataaTTGGAGTGATTCATGA
- the LOC125218704 gene encoding uncharacterized protein LOC125218704, with product MEAGQAADQRGLPLSEVVNDCVHRWFQDTLKEAKTGDINMQVLVGQMYNCGYGISKDANKGKIWIRRASRVRSSVWKVCNKRPGYTASDSDSDSESGSDTD from the exons ATGGAGGCTGGACAGGCGGCGGATCAGCGAGGGCTTCCGCTGTCAGAGGTGGTTAACGACTGCGTACACCGCTGGTTCCAAGACACGCTCAAGGAGGCCAAAACTGGCGATATCAATATGCAGGTGCTCGTCGGCCAGATGTATAATTGTGGCTATGGCATCTCCAAAGACGCTAACAAG GGGAAGATTTGGATACGTAGGGCTTCCAGAGTCAGGTCTTCGGTCTGGAAAGTTTGCAATAAACGACCCG GTTATACTGCGAGTGATTCAGATTCTGATTCAGAGTCAGGTTCAGATACAGATTAA